One window from the genome of Musa acuminata AAA Group cultivar baxijiao chromosome BXJ1-4, Cavendish_Baxijiao_AAA, whole genome shotgun sequence encodes:
- the LOC135648653 gene encoding zinc finger CCCH domain-containing protein 24-like, translated as MCGGPERIKPSSSSSPAPTSRGEHQQHGPVLGMNHLTVEIADSSSLLELAANNDAEAFGRSLDRDPLAVDDVGLWYGRRKGSNRMVLEHRTPLMVAATYGSLDVLKFILSLPSVEVNRASAPDNTTALHCAASGGSFDAVDAVKALLAAGADPTLVDVNGDRPADVIVVPPKLPDVKSALEQLLGRRSNASGGGADHHHLPLGVMTDSTSSNSPPRSLSPDEDGTRSSNSTSSPPTAKDPDLPPVRVSEKKEYPVDPSLPDIKNSIYTTDEFRMFSFKIRPCSRAYSHDWTECPFVHPGENARRRDPRKYHYSCVPCPDFRKGSCRRGDMCEYAHGVFECWLHPAQYRTRLCKDGTSCSRRVCFFAHTNEELRPLYVSTGSAVPSPRATSAAMEMAAAMGLMPGSPSSVSAVMSPFTPPMSPSANGIGHSSLGWPQPNMPTLNLPASNLQASRLRSSLSVRDIPPDDLSAISEFDTQQLLNDLCYSRLSSSAGNCTIRTNTLNPSNLDDLFSAEVAISPRYNSDQGAVFSPSHKAAILNQFQQQQSLLSPINTSVFSPKAVDSQQLPAHSSLLQASLNTSSPGVMSPRSMEPVSPVSSRLAVLSQRERQQQTLRSLSSRDLGPISSPVVGSPVNSSWSKWASPSGTPDWTVNGEELGRLRRSSSFELRGNGDEPDLSWVHSLVRESPPEKVISAAMASAGPSSLSAVGGENLNSNGQMNGHDQPALLGAWLEHQEILDGKHSVIFNSNI; from the coding sequence ATGTGTGGTGGTCCGGAGCGCATAAAGCCttcatcgtcgtcgtcgccggCTCCAACCTCACGGGGAGAGCATCAGCAACACGGTCCGGTCTTGGGAATGAATCATCTCACCGTCGAGATCGCTGACTCCTCGAGCCTCCTTGAACTCGCAGCCAACAACGATGCGGAAGCATTCGGGCGATCCCTCGATCGTGACCCGTTGGCCGTGGACGACGTCGGCCTCTGGTACGGCCGCAGGAAGGGCTCCAACCGCATGGTGCTCGAGCACCGAACTCCCCTGATGGTGGCGGCCACGTACGGCAGCCTTGACGTCCTCAAGTTCATCCTCTCCCTGCCGTCTGTCGAGGTCAACCGTGCGTCCGCCCCAGACAACACCACCGCGCTCCACTGTGCTGCATCCGGCGGATCCTTTGATGCTGTTGATGCCGTGAAGGCACTCCTCGCGGCTGGTGCCGATCCTACGTTGGTCGATGTCAATGGGGACCGCCCGGCCGATGTGATTGTCGTGCCTCCCAAGTTGCCTGATGTGAAGAGTGCCCTCGAACAGCTTCTTGGAAGGCGCAGTAATGCGTCGGGTGGTGGTGCCGATCACCATCATCTTCCCCTTGGTGTGATGACCGACTCGACGAGCTCCAATTCGCCACCGCGTTCTTTGTCCCCTGATGAGGACGGCACTCGATCGTCCAACTCGACTTCCTCTCCTCCGACGGCAAAGGACCCTGACCTTCCCCCGGTGAGGGTGTCCGAGAAGAAAGAGTATCCAGTAGACCCGTCGCTTCCAGATATCAAGAACAGCATATATACCACGGATGAGTTCCGTATGTTCTCCTTCAAGATCCGCCCGTGCTCTCGTGCTTATTCGCATGACTGGACCGAGTGCCCCTTCGTCCACCCTGGTGAGAACGCCCGGCGGCGTGACCCGAGGAAATACCACTACAGCTGCGTCCCGTGCCCTGACTTTCGGAAGGGGTCGTGCCGGAGGGGAGACATGTGTGAGTATGCACATGGGGTGTTCGAATGCTGGCTTCACCCGGCGCAGTACCGCACGAGACTCTGCAAGGATGGAACCAGTTGCTCCCGCCGGGTCTGTTTCTTTGCGCACACGAACGAGGAGCTGCGTCCGCTCTATGTGTCAACTGGCTCTGCTGTTCCTTCTCCACGTGCAACCTCTGCTGCAATGGAGATGGCAGCTGCGATGGGGCTCATGCCCGGCTCGCCGTCATCGGTCTCTGCTGTTATGTCTCCCTTCACGCCACCCATGTCGCCGTCGGCCAATGGTATTGGACACTCTTCGTTGGGTTGGCCGCAGCCAAACATGCCCACGTTGAATCTTCCTGCAAGCAATCTCCAGGCAAGCAGGCTGCGCTCATCTCTCAGTGTGAGAGACATCCCTCCGGATGACCTCTCAGCAATATCCGAGTTTGATACCCAGCAGTTGTTGAATGACCTGTGCTACTCCCGTCTGAGTTCTTCTGCTGGGAATTGTACCATCCGAACCAATACACTGAATCCATCAAACCTTGATGATCTTTTTTCAGCAGAGGTCGCCATATCTCCAAGGTACAATTCTGATCAGGGGGCTGTGTTTTCTCCGTCACACAAGGCAGCTATACTCAACCAGTTCCAGCAGCAGCAGAGCCTGCTCTCACCCATTAATACAAGTGTGTTCTCACCGAAGGCGGTGGATTCTCAGCAGCTACCTGCTCATTCATCACTCTTACAGGCCTCtctgaatacctcttctcctggtGTCATGTCTCCACGAAGCATGGAGCCTGTCTCTCCTGTGAGTTCTCGTCTGGCTGTTCTTTCACAAAGGGAGAGGCAACAGCAGACACTCAGGAGCCTGAGCTCCCGTGATCTTGGTCCCATCTCATCTCCTGTTGTTGGCTCTCCTGTTAACTCATCATGGTCCAAGTGGGCATCCCCCTCCGGTACACCTGATTGGACAGTGAATGGTGAAGAGCTGGGACGTCTTAGACGATCATCATCCTTTGAATTACGAGGAAATGGGGACGAGCCTGATCTGTCATGGGTCCATTCACTAGTGAGGGAATCACCACCGGAGAAAGTGATCTCTGCTGCAATGGCTTCTGCTGGTCCTTCAAGCTTGTCTGCGGTTGGTGGTGAGAATTTAAATTCAAACGGTCAGATGAATGGGCATGATCAACCTGCATTGCTTGGTGCATGGCTTGAGCACCAAGAAATTTTGGATGGGAAGCATTCAGTAATATTTAACAGTAATATTTAA
- the LOC135672425 gene encoding oleosin 18 kDa-like: MGDRDRARERHTIEAMRDLLPEKEPSASQALAVATLLPLGGGLLALAGLTLLGSVIGLALLTPLLLLFSPVLVPAALLVALTVAGVLTSGALGLTGLSSIWYLLKQARGMVQKAPEQMENAKRRVGEAAQAARSRAEETKRA; the protein is encoded by the coding sequence ATGGGCGACCGTGACCGCGCGCGCGAGCGCCACACGATCGAAGCCATGAGGGACCTCCTCCCGGAGAAGGAGCCCTCGGCCTCCCAAGCCCTCGCGGTGGCCACACTGCTTCCCCTCGGTGGCGGCCTCCTCGCCCTCGCCGGGCTCACGCTCCTCGGCTCGGTGATCGGGCTCGCCCTGCTGACGCCGCTGTTGCTGCTGTTCAGCCCGGTGCTGGTGCCGGCGGCGCTCCTGGTGGCGCTGACGGTGGCGGGGGTGCTGACGTCGGGCGCGTTGGGGTTGACCGGGTTGTCGTCGATCTGGTACCTGCTGAAGCAAGCGAGAGGGATGGTGCAGAAGGCGCCGGAGCAGATGGAGAATGCGAAGCGGAGGGTGGGCGAGGCGGCGCAGGCCGCAAGAAGCCGGGCGGAGGAGACGAAGAGAGCATGA
- the LOC135648669 gene encoding uncharacterized protein LOC135648669 — protein MANQHVGEEQEALFHSSPCALYYVQSPSAASHTNSHPASESALLSPFTQESFPNNRNRDEVSRFTLSRYSSSRGSNNSFLQEKKAGYESRVKKGERQRLRIVGVNDGEEDGEGTRSGMWRFVSLDPSSSCCCVAFQVTWRVMFSVGFAFLVFFLATKPPQPNVSFKITSVEQFSLREGLDNTGVVTKILTCNCSMEMAVDNYSKVFGLHVRPSAMEMAFEHMKFASSLSDGSYIDTDSSSALTLYLGTKNKPMYGAGRSMQDMLESGRGLTLVVRVRSRSCYRVIGNLVRSSYRHDAECQLVLRGAYDEGGHTVIYNSTCFISTAHA, from the exons ATGGCAAACCAGCACGTAGGAGAGGAGCAGGAAGCTCTTTTCCACTCCTCCCCATGCGCCCTTTACTACGTGCAGAGCCCTTCCGCTGCCTCCCACACCAACAGCCACCCGGCATCCGAGTCGGCCCTCCTCTCCCCCTTCACCCAGGAGAGCTTCCCCAACAACAGGAACCGCGACGAGGTGTCCCGCTTCACCCTCTCCCGCTACTCCTCCTCCCGCGGCTCCAACAACTCCTTCCTCCAGGAGAAGAAGGCCGGCTACGAGAGCCGCGTGAAGAAGGGGGAGCGTCAGCGCCTTCGCATCGTCGGCGTGAATGACGGTGAGGAGGACGGGGAGGGCACGCGAAGTGGCATGTGGAGGTTTGTTTCGCTCGACCCATCCTCCTCCTGCTGCTGTGTCGCGTTCCAGGTGACATGGAGGGTCATGTTCAGTGTGGGTTTCGCCTTTCTCGTGTTCTTCTTGGCCACGAAACCCCCACAACCCAACGTTTCTTTCAAG ATAACATCAGTCGAACAATTCAGCCTCAGAGAAGGCCTGGACAACACAGGTGTCGTGACCAAGATCTTGACCTGCAACTGCTCCATGGAGATGGCCGTGGACAACTACTCGAAGGTCTTCGGCTTGCACGTCCGCCCCTCCGCCATGGAGATGGCCTTCGAGCACATGAAGTTTGCAAGCTCACTG AGCGATGGATCATACATCGATACCGACTCTTCATCGGCACTGACTCTATACCTGGGCACCAAGAACAAGCCGATGTACGGGGCCGGGCGAAGCATGCAAGACATGCTTGAGTCAGGGCGAGGCCTGACACTGGTCGTTCGGGTCAGATCAAGATCGTGCTACCGGGTCATCGGAAACTTGGTTCGATCGAGTTATCGTCACGACGCGGAGTGTCAACTGGTTCTACGCGGCGCGTATGATGAGGGGGGCCACACCGTAATCTACAACAGCACCTGTTTCATCTCCACTGCTCAtgcgtga
- the LOC135648674 gene encoding uncharacterized protein LOC135648674 isoform X1: MEPADIDWKNIESRYVRDEAYENINAPKWLDLTGPDASPVDDDAWFCRPDCKHPKTAKDFKLAAAPSPKAKLMRSSSERLPLGERNSVHGNENNLKRRAGIAAPLLQASPLKTKSAATKQIREDLENQNPNRSTPPRPSRPFGAPKARNTVKEMIKSSAQQKAEKESQVQEQRKAQPRLRSTLSARNLFSGKDILSQISEFCHELKKIAVGRGRTPPAEEDSKKQVKKKVANIVHNSEAEDRMPLTPKKDDSSSTKKSSKMAVRIEIEKPIAVKEVRASPPTPQRFASPSSRGTRNPKATANGRSPLSKPSKSATLVRAMFQEAEQDREEKKALLPVTDEHCSSLSVAADTDKGSSTDLFWFLKPCTYLVN, from the exons ATGGAGCCCGCCGACATCGACTGGAAGAACATCGAGTCAAGGTACGTGCGCGACGAGGCCTACGAGAACATCAACGCCCCCAAATGGCTCGATCTCACCGGCCCCGACGCATCCCCTGTCGACGACGACGCCTGGTTCTGCCGACCCG ACTGTAAGCATCCGAAGACCGCCAAAGATTTCAAGCTTGCGGCAGCGCCGAGCCCCAAG GCGAAATTGATGCGGTCGAGCTCGGAGAGACTGCCTCTCGGCGAGAGGAACAGCGTTCACGG AAACGAGAACAACCTGAAGAGAAGAGCAGGGATCGCGGCCCCGCTCCTCCAAGCCTCTCCCCTCAAGACCAAATCTGCCGCGACGAAACAAATCAGGGAAGATCTTGAGAACCAAAACCCGAATCGTTCGACGCCGCCACGTCCCAGCCGCCCATTTGGTGCTCCCAAGGCACGGAACACCGTGAAAGAGATGATCAAGTCGAGCGCCCAGCAGAAGGCTGAGAAGGAAAGCCAGGTACAGGAGCAGAGGAAGGCCCAGCCGCGGCTGAGGAGCACACTGTCCGCCAGGAATCTGTTCTCCGGGAAGGACATCTTGAGCCAGATCTCCGAGTTCTGCCACGAGCTCAAGAAGATAGCGGTCGGACGCGGGAGGACTCCTCCAGCTGAAGAAGATTCCAAGAAGCAAGTCAAGAAGAAGGTCGCCAACATCGTTCACAACTCAGAAGCAGAGGATAGAATGCCACTGACCCCAAA GAAAGATGACTCATCATCAACAAAGAAAAGCagcaaaatggcagtgaggattgAGATCGAGAAACCCATAGCGGTGAAGGAAGTAAGAGCGTCACCCCCCACGCCGCAGCGGTTCGCTTCCCCTTCAAGTCGCGGTACAAGGAACCCAAAGGCCACTGCCAATGGCAGATCTCCTCTCAGCAAACCTTCTAAATCAGCAACTCTG GTGAGGGCGATGTTTCAGGAGGCGGAGCAGGACAGAGAGGAGAAGAAGGCATTATTACCAGTAACTGATGAACACTGCAGCAGTTTATCTGTTGCTGCTGACACAGACAAAGGGAGCTCAACTGACCTATTCTGGTTCTTAAAGCCTTGCACTTATTTGGTGAATTAG
- the LOC135648674 gene encoding uncharacterized protein LOC135648674 isoform X2, translating into MEPADIDWKNIESRYVRDEAYENINAPKWLDLTGPDASPVDDDAWFCRPDCKHPKTAKDFKLAAAPSPKAKLMRSSSERLPLGERNSVHGNENNLKRRAGIAAPLLQASPLKTKSAATKQIREDLENQNPNRSTPPRPSRPFGAPKARNTVKEMIKSSAQQKAEKESQVQEQRKAQPRLRSTLSARNLFSGKDILSQISEFCHELKKIAVGRGRTPPAEEDSKKQVKKKVANIVHNSEAEDRMPLTPKKDDSSSTKKSSKMAVRIEIEKPIAVKEVRASPPTPQRFASPSSRGTRNPKATANGRSPLSKPSKSATLEAEQDREEKKALLPVTDEHCSSLSVAADTDKGSSTDLFWFLKPCTYLVN; encoded by the exons ATGGAGCCCGCCGACATCGACTGGAAGAACATCGAGTCAAGGTACGTGCGCGACGAGGCCTACGAGAACATCAACGCCCCCAAATGGCTCGATCTCACCGGCCCCGACGCATCCCCTGTCGACGACGACGCCTGGTTCTGCCGACCCG ACTGTAAGCATCCGAAGACCGCCAAAGATTTCAAGCTTGCGGCAGCGCCGAGCCCCAAG GCGAAATTGATGCGGTCGAGCTCGGAGAGACTGCCTCTCGGCGAGAGGAACAGCGTTCACGG AAACGAGAACAACCTGAAGAGAAGAGCAGGGATCGCGGCCCCGCTCCTCCAAGCCTCTCCCCTCAAGACCAAATCTGCCGCGACGAAACAAATCAGGGAAGATCTTGAGAACCAAAACCCGAATCGTTCGACGCCGCCACGTCCCAGCCGCCCATTTGGTGCTCCCAAGGCACGGAACACCGTGAAAGAGATGATCAAGTCGAGCGCCCAGCAGAAGGCTGAGAAGGAAAGCCAGGTACAGGAGCAGAGGAAGGCCCAGCCGCGGCTGAGGAGCACACTGTCCGCCAGGAATCTGTTCTCCGGGAAGGACATCTTGAGCCAGATCTCCGAGTTCTGCCACGAGCTCAAGAAGATAGCGGTCGGACGCGGGAGGACTCCTCCAGCTGAAGAAGATTCCAAGAAGCAAGTCAAGAAGAAGGTCGCCAACATCGTTCACAACTCAGAAGCAGAGGATAGAATGCCACTGACCCCAAA GAAAGATGACTCATCATCAACAAAGAAAAGCagcaaaatggcagtgaggattgAGATCGAGAAACCCATAGCGGTGAAGGAAGTAAGAGCGTCACCCCCCACGCCGCAGCGGTTCGCTTCCCCTTCAAGTCGCGGTACAAGGAACCCAAAGGCCACTGCCAATGGCAGATCTCCTCTCAGCAAACCTTCTAAATCAGCAACTCTG GAGGCGGAGCAGGACAGAGAGGAGAAGAAGGCATTATTACCAGTAACTGATGAACACTGCAGCAGTTTATCTGTTGCTGCTGACACAGACAAAGGGAGCTCAACTGACCTATTCTGGTTCTTAAAGCCTTGCACTTATTTGGTGAATTAG
- the LOC135583623 gene encoding E3 ubiquitin-protein ligase BIG BROTHER-like, producing the protein MDGNRQMEVHYINTGFPYTVTESLMDLFEGLTYAQADAVLAEAIHDQGNTYWSTMHPYKYGFSGSSNNSYYDFGHTFDIYDYTQRLDGGRRAWDNPAALNNLGLPQQTQQSNEFAHANRTPRTEECIQLQQNASGSQVIWQDNVDPDNMTYEELLELGETVGTQSRGLTQECIASLPVTKYKCSFFSRKKSQRERCVICQKEYKRGDRQIILPCKHVYHSTCVTRWLGIKKVCPICLAEVRCEEPKLQ; encoded by the exons ATGGATGGTAACAGACAGATGGAGGTTCATTATATAAATACTGGATTTCCTTACACTGTTACGGAAAGCTTGATGGATTTGTTTGAAGGCCTCACTTATGCTCAGGCTGATGCCGTCCTTGCAGAAGCTATTCATGACCAG GGAAACACATACTGGTCAACGATGCACCCATACAAATATGGATTCTCTGGATCTTCTAATAATTCATATTATGATTTTGGTCACACTTTTGATATCTATGATTATACACAAAGATTGGATGGAGGAAGGAGAGCATGGGACAACCCTGCAGCTTTGAACAACTTAGGCTTGCCACAGCAGACCCAGCAAAGCAATGAATTTGCTCATGCAAATAGAACTCCTAGAACTGAGGAAT GCATTCAACTGCAACAGAATGCCAGTGGTTCTCAG GTCATTTGGCAAGACAATGTTGATCCTGATAACATGACGTATGAG GAATTACTGGAGTTGGGTGAGACAGTTGGAACACAAAGTCGTGGTCTTACTCAAGAATGTATTGCTTCACTTCCTGTCACAAAGTACAAGTGTAGCTTCTTTTCTAGAAAGAAATCACAACGTGAGAG GTGTGTCATTTGCCAGAAGGAATATAAGAGAGGGGATCGACAAATAATTCTTCCATGCAAGCATGTCTACCATTCCACCTGTGTCACAAGATGGCTTGGTATCAAGAAG GTATGCCCAATTTGCCTTGCCGAGGTACGATGTGAGGAACCAAAGCTCCAGTGA
- the LOC135672426 gene encoding cysteine proteinase inhibitor 1-like, which produces MRPLVPLLFLLLSAVVSTSHALASAPSSRKALGGWTPIKNTDDPHVREIAEFAVAEHNKQANASLALSKVVKGETQVVAGTNYRLVLQVKDASGARVKYQAVVWEKPWENFRQLTSFKLVKS; this is translated from the coding sequence ATGAGACCCCTTGTacctcttctctttctcctcctctccgCCGTCGTCTCTACCTCTCACGCTCTCGCTTCCGCCCCGTCTTCCCGGAAGGCTCTCGGTGGCTGGACCCCCATCAAGAACACCGACGACCCCCACGTCCGCGAGATCGCCGAGTTCGCCGTCGCCGAGCACAACAAGCAGGCGAATGCCAGTCTCGCCTTGAGCAAGGTGGTGAAGGGCGAGACGCAGGTGGTGGCCGGGACGAACTACCGCCTGGTGCTGCAGGTGAAAGATGCAAGCGGCGCGCGGGTGAAGTACCAGGCGGTGGTGTGGGAGAAGCCATGGGAGAACTTCCGCCAGCTCACCTCCTTCAAGCTGGTCAAGAGCTAA
- the LOC135648697 gene encoding cysteine proteinase inhibitor 1-like: MRSLLPLLLCSLLASTVFATSHVLDPPRKGLDGGWTAIEDLKDPHVREIAEFAVSENNKLEKTNLTLRKVEGGETQVVAGTNYRLVLEVRDGSGASARYEAVVWEKPWESFKQLASFHKLVIVGGWTPIKNISDPDVGEIAEFAVAEHNHEAGTNLTLCKVVKGETQVVAGINYKLVIEAKDGGVGVVSEYEAVVWEKTWEHFRRLTSFKLLEAH, translated from the exons ATGAgatcccttcttcctcttcttctctgttCCCTTCTGGCCTCCACCGTCTTCGCCACCTCCCACGTTCTGGATCCCCCTCGTAAGGGGCTCGACGGCGGATGGACGGCGATCGAGGACCTCAAGGACCCCCACGTCCGCGAGATCGCCGAGTTCGCCGTCTCCGAGAACAACAAGCTGGAGAAGACCAACCTCACGCTGAGGAAGGTGGAGGGGGGCGAGACCCAGGTGGTGGCCGGGACGAACTACCGGCTCGTGTTGGAGGTGAGAGATGGTAGCGGCGCGTCGGCGAGGTACGAGGCGGTGGTTTGGGAGAAACCATGGGAGAGCTTCAAGCAGCTCGCGTCCTTCCACAAACTG GTGATCGTCGGCGGCTGGACCCCGATCAAGAACATCAGCGACCCCGACGTCGGTGAGATTGCAGAGTTCGCCGTCGCCGAGCACAACCATGAGGCCGggaccaatcttactctgtgcaaGGTGGTTAAAGGCGAGACCCAGGTGGTGGCGGGGATCAACTACAAGCTGGTGATCGAGGCCAAAGACGGCGGTGTCGGCGTGGTGTCAGAGTACGAGGCGGTGGTTTGGGAGAAGACATGGGAGCACTTCAGGAGGCTCACGTCCTTCAAGCTGCTTGAGGCCCACTAA
- the LOC135648690 gene encoding LOW QUALITY PROTEIN: putative pentatricopeptide repeat-containing protein At3g01580 (The sequence of the model RefSeq protein was modified relative to this genomic sequence to represent the inferred CDS: substituted 1 base at 1 genomic stop codon) translates to MRSRECLSNLFASCIEANSIAQLHSLLLRSGLLAAVDCFFATRLASAYSKLRHVQDARKIFDEIPHPNTFLYNAVLRAHLGARQLPQTLHLFRRMTAVTSLSDRPDNFTLSIVLRACAGLSALRHGQAIHGLVVKMQQACSDLFVGSSLAEMYSKCGEMGDAVAVLDGFPDPDVVLRTSVITGYQQNGNAEEAVSFFSRMLVGEGVAPVPVTLISVVSAIGQLGDLRSGKSCHGFLVRMGFQYALSLANSVLNMYAKLGEIRMTRKLFDMMPERDVITWSCMISCYSQNGNAVEALDVYKRMIEVGVEPNSITLVSVLRACTLALDLGEGRKVHEYATQRGYDSELVVSTALVDMYMKCSCYTEAIDIFYGMPKKDVVSWAAVIGGYAKNGMANEALKVFQDMLSDGPNPDAVTMVKVLTASSLLGVLRQAVCLHCYLIKSGFDNKVFVGAALVDLYSKSGSLGNAVQVFETVSEKDAVLWSSMIAAYGMHGLGTKAIATFERMIQSSITPSAVTFMTLLSACSHAGLVEQGRRIFDSMSRVYGVTPTSEHCGIMVDLLGRTGELEEAFRLIERMPGPVDPHVWCALLAGCAIHHDIDMGEMAARILLKQEAEHAGYYNLLSNIYAFDGKWDQMVGVKKLMMDRGLRKTPAYSSVEVNNEVHAFLAGEGLHQGXERICRLLRELTVKTREEGYFPERHIPSRIHNKIIKRLNIAKRREDISRRAIANMLENPLQEDAQRHRGKAPNDS, encoded by the coding sequence ATGAGAAGCAGGGAATGCCTGTCCAACCTATTTGCATCCTGCATCGAGGCCAACTCCATAGCTCAGCTCCACTCCCTTCTCCTGCGCTCCGGTCTTCTCGCCGCCGTAGACTGCTTCTTCGCCACCCGTCTCGCCTCTGCGTACTCGAAACTCCGTCACGTCCAAGACGCCCGCAAGATTTTCGACGAAATCCCTCACCCAAACACTTTCCTATACAACGCCGTGCTGCGAGCCCACCTCGGTGCTCGTCAGTTGCCACAGACGCTCCACCTCTTCCGCCGCATGACCGCGGTGACGTCCTTGTCTGACCGCCCAGACAACTTCACGTTGTCTATTGTGCTCAGAGCGTGCGCCGGACTTTCAGCACTCCGGCATGGCCAAGCCATCCATGGCCTCGTGGTCAAGATGCAACAGGCCTGCTCTGATTTGTTCGTCGGTTCATCTCTTGCGGAGATGTATTCCAAGTGTGGGGAGATGGGCGACGCTGTCGCAGTGTTAGACGGGTTTCCTGATCCGGACGTCGTGCTTCGGACTTCAGTGATCACCGGATATCAGCAGAATGGCAACGCTGAAGAGGCTGTATCGTTCTTTTCCAGGATGCTGGTGGGAGAAGGTGTGGCTCCTGTTCCTGTCACCCTGATCAGCGTGGTTTCTGCAATCGGGCAATTGGGGGATCTTCGGTCTGGGAAATCTTGCCATGGGTTTTTGGTTCGAATGGGCTTCCAATATGCCTTGTCGCTGGCGAATTCCGTCTTGAACATGTACGCAAAGTTGGGCGAGATTAGAATGACGAGGAAGCTGTTCGACATGATGCCCGAGAGAGATGTCATCACATGGAGTTGTATGATTTCATGTTATTCTCAAAACGGGAATGCCGTGGAAGCTCTGGATGTTTACAAGAGGATGATCGAGGTAGGAGTAGAACCCAATTCCATCACTTTGGTTAGCGTGCTTCGAGCGTGCACGCTGGCTCTCGATCTTGGTGAAGGAAGAAAAGTTCATGAGTATGCAACTCAAAGAGGATACGACTCAGAGCTGGTTGTTTCCACTGCTCTTGTTGACATGTACATGAAGTGTTCATGTTATACCGAAGCAATAGATATCTTCTATGGAATGCCGAAGAAAGATGTGGTCTCGTGGGCTGCTGTCATAGGTGGCTATGCCAAAAATGGTATGGCCAATGAGGCACTGAAAGTGTTCCAGGACATGTTATCGGATGGACCTAATCCTGATGCCGTCACAATGGTGAAGGTCCTGACAGCAAGTTCGCTGTTGGGAGTTCTACGCCAAGCTGTTTGTCTCCATTGCTACTTGATCAAAAGTGGTTTCGACAATAAGGTCTTCGTTGGTGCAGCGCTCGTAGATTTGTACTCCAAGTCTGGCAGCTTGGGTAATGCTGTCCAAGTGTTCGAAACAGTGAGTGAGAAGGATGCGGTGCTCTGGAGTTCTATGATAGCTGCATATGGAATGCACGGTCTTGGAACGAAGGCAATTGCGACGTTTGAGCGTATGATTCAGTCATCGATTACACCCAGTGCTGTCACATTCATGACGTTATTGTCTGCCTGCAGCCATGCTGGTTTGGTTGAGCAAGGGAGAAGGATATTTGATAGCATGAGCCGTGTTTACGGGGTCACACCTACTTCAGAGCATTGCGGTATCATGGTTGATCTCCTCGGGCGAACTGGAGAGTTGGAAGAAGCCTTCAGGCTCATTGAACGCATGCCAGGCCCTGTTGACCCTCACGTTTGGTGTGCATTGCTTGCTGGTTGTGCAATCCACCACGACATCGACATGGGAGAGATGGCAGCACGGATCCTACTAAAACAAGAGGCCGAGCATGCTGGATACTATAACCTTCTCTCGAATATCTATGCTTTTGATGGGAAGTGGGATCAAATGGTGGGGGTTAAGAAACTGATGATGGACAGAGGGTTAAGGAAAACACCAGCATATAGTTCAGTTGAGGTGAATAATGAGGTTCACGCTTTCTTAGCTGGTGAGGGGCTCCATCAAGGATAGGAGAGGATCTGCAGATTATTGAGAGAATTGACAGTGAAGACGAGGGAGGAAGGTTATTTTCCTGAAAGACACATTCCAAGCAGAATCCACAATAAGATCATTAAGCGTCTCAACATTGCAAAACGTCGAGAGGATATAAGTCGAAGAGCCATTGCCAATATGCTGGAAAACCCCCTTCAGGAAGATGCTCAAAGGCATCGAGGAAAAGCTCCCAACGACAGCTAG